Proteins encoded in a region of the Methylosinus trichosporium OB3b genome:
- a CDS encoding TldD/PmbA family protein: protein MFLTRDDVKSLTESLIGRSRADSCTIFVEGSEKHSLRFAGGGATTNVATARAQLRVTSHIGARSGSVSIGGLEREALLRALAHSEEIARMMPEDPEFMAPLGPQNYLAGARYDEATAALGLGDLAEAAGRIIAEGRARGVNMFGFAGSGRRFEAMATSNGLFAYDATTSVDLATTARTMDDLWSGWAGGRAFAASALDAAAIGRRAAEKAAQTAEPVDLEPGKYTVILEPFAVGELARWLLWMMDARAADEGRSFFSAPGGSRIGEKLFDEAITLRSGPQDAIAPEAAFGDEGLAQQPRRWIEKGVLRELKRSRFWAQKTGREAAPAARSFTLEGGTTSLDEMIAGTRRGVLVTRFWYTNMLDPRSLLLTGLTRDGNFLIENGRIVAPARNMRFNESLVHIFSRVAAIGPSVRVSTDMGGDAAISAPPMMVEEFEFSSRSSGI, encoded by the coding sequence ATGTTCCTGACCCGTGACGATGTCAAATCCCTCACCGAAAGCCTGATCGGCCGCTCGAGGGCCGATTCCTGCACGATCTTCGTCGAGGGTTCGGAAAAGCATAGCCTGCGCTTCGCCGGCGGCGGCGCGACCACCAATGTGGCGACGGCGCGGGCGCAGCTGCGCGTCACCTCCCATATCGGCGCGCGCTCGGGCTCGGTCTCGATCGGCGGCCTCGAGCGCGAAGCGCTCCTGCGGGCGCTGGCGCATTCCGAGGAAATCGCGCGGATGATGCCGGAGGACCCGGAATTCATGGCCCCGCTCGGCCCGCAGAATTATCTCGCCGGCGCCCGCTACGACGAGGCGACGGCGGCGCTGGGGCTCGGCGATCTCGCCGAAGCCGCCGGGCGCATCATCGCCGAAGGGCGCGCGCGCGGCGTGAACATGTTCGGCTTCGCCGGCTCTGGCCGCCGCTTCGAGGCGATGGCGACGAGCAACGGCCTCTTCGCTTATGACGCGACGACCTCCGTCGACCTTGCGACGACGGCGCGCACGATGGACGATCTCTGGTCCGGCTGGGCCGGCGGGCGGGCTTTCGCGGCGAGCGCGCTCGACGCCGCCGCGATCGGCCGCCGCGCCGCGGAGAAGGCCGCGCAGACGGCGGAGCCGGTCGATCTCGAGCCCGGGAAATATACGGTGATCCTCGAGCCTTTCGCGGTCGGCGAGCTGGCGCGCTGGCTGTTGTGGATGATGGACGCCCGCGCCGCTGACGAAGGCCGCAGCTTTTTTTCCGCGCCCGGCGGCTCGCGCATCGGCGAGAAGCTGTTCGACGAGGCGATCACGCTGCGCTCCGGCCCGCAGGATGCGATCGCGCCGGAAGCCGCCTTCGGCGACGAAGGGCTCGCGCAGCAGCCGCGCCGCTGGATCGAGAAGGGCGTGCTGCGCGAGCTGAAGCGCTCGCGCTTCTGGGCGCAGAAGACCGGGCGCGAGGCTGCGCCCGCGGCGCGCAGCTTCACGCTCGAAGGCGGAACGACGAGCCTCGACGAGATGATCGCCGGGACGCGCCGCGGCGTGCTGGTGACGCGCTTCTGGTACACGAACATGCTCGATCCGCGCAGCCTGCTGCTCACCGGGCTGACGCGCGACGGCAATTTTTTGATCGAGAATGGCCGCATCGTCGCGCCGGCGCGCAACATGCGTTTCAACGAGAGCCTCGTGCACATCTTCTCGCGCGTCGCCGCGATCGGCCCGAGCGTGCGCGTCTCCACCGACATGGGCGGCGACGCGGCGATCAGCGCGCCGCCGATGATGGTGGAGGAGTTCGAGTTCTCGTCGCGGTCGAGCGGGATTTAG
- a CDS encoding sensor histidine kinase has translation MAETADGSERRPDPDALLALAEQEKRGKLRVFLGAAPGVGKTYAMLARAKAAKADGCDIVVGVAETHGRAETLALLDGLESLPRRKIDYRGRALEEFDVDAALARKPRIILVDELAHTNAPDCRHPKRWQDVEELLEAEIDVWTTLNIQHLEGLADIVSRVTGVAVRETVPDLVLQNADDVILVDITPDELLQRLKEGKVYVPQMAERAIRNFFTPRNLTALRELALRRTADRVDDQMVDYLRQSAIEGPWATSERLLVCVGADRLCERVVRAGARAATALNAPWLALHVERPGEEQDPAEGRRVDEALRLAERLGGEALRVSGQDLAAETLRVARRENITQIVVGRSRAGWFARLARKSLTEELVRRSTDIAVQIITDGGAPAEPMRRVAPPHRRFWLGVAAALLSSAVAAGVAALAERWLALPDPSLIFLASVVACALGFGVASATAASIFSFLALDFLFVEPRYDISISEPREFLSLLVFLSIAMVTGTLAGRARSRSEAMRARAEAAQSLFDLSRKLASAANLDDVLWAAANHAQKALEAKSVVLLVPGDADLRIAAAWPPVDELDAGEAGAARWARDKAEPAGWRTDTLPRVRFQFHPLMTTRGVVAVAGIEPRDPSEPLSAQTERMLTAILEQTAVAVDRSLLVGESVRAAALEENERLRTTLLSSLSHDLRTPLAAIIGAVTSLRQLGEKMTAEERADLLASIEEEAGRLSRFVVNLLDMSRIESGALAPRRELVDIGDVVRGALERARKELPRLTVTASLARDLPPIRGDAHLLGQVLFNLLDNAQKYGGGSAAVYARREGGELALSVTDEGPGVKPQDLERIFEKFYRGGRVDGRKAGTGLGLSICRGLVEAMGGAIVAQSPAARRRGTRMLMRFPAAEPRGGA, from the coding sequence ATGGCGGAAACGGCGGACGGCTCCGAGCGGCGCCCGGACCCGGACGCGCTGCTGGCTCTGGCGGAGCAGGAGAAGCGCGGCAAGCTGCGCGTGTTCCTCGGCGCCGCGCCCGGCGTCGGCAAGACCTATGCGATGCTGGCGCGGGCGAAGGCGGCGAAGGCCGACGGCTGCGACATCGTCGTCGGCGTCGCCGAGACGCATGGCCGCGCCGAGACGCTGGCGCTGCTCGACGGTCTCGAGAGCCTGCCGCGGCGCAAAATCGACTATCGAGGCCGCGCGCTCGAGGAATTCGACGTGGATGCGGCGCTCGCGCGCAAGCCGCGCATCATCCTCGTCGACGAGCTCGCCCACACCAATGCGCCCGACTGTCGCCACCCTAAGCGTTGGCAGGACGTCGAGGAGCTGCTCGAGGCTGAGATCGATGTCTGGACGACGCTCAACATCCAGCATCTCGAAGGGCTCGCCGATATCGTCTCGCGCGTCACCGGCGTCGCGGTGCGCGAGACCGTGCCCGATCTCGTGCTGCAGAACGCCGACGACGTCATTCTCGTCGACATCACGCCCGACGAGCTGCTGCAGCGGCTCAAAGAGGGCAAGGTTTATGTGCCGCAGATGGCCGAGCGCGCCATCCGCAATTTCTTCACCCCGCGCAATCTCACCGCCCTGCGCGAATTGGCGCTGCGCCGCACCGCCGATCGCGTCGACGACCAGATGGTCGATTATCTGCGCCAGAGCGCGATCGAGGGCCCCTGGGCGACATCGGAGCGGCTGCTCGTCTGCGTCGGCGCCGATCGCCTCTGCGAGCGCGTCGTGCGCGCCGGCGCGCGCGCGGCGACGGCGCTCAACGCGCCCTGGCTGGCGCTGCATGTCGAGCGCCCCGGCGAGGAGCAGGATCCGGCCGAGGGCCGCCGCGTCGACGAGGCGCTGCGGCTCGCCGAACGCCTCGGCGGCGAGGCCCTGCGCGTCTCCGGCCAGGACCTCGCAGCCGAGACGCTGCGCGTCGCCCGGCGCGAGAACATCACCCAGATCGTCGTCGGCCGTTCGCGCGCCGGCTGGTTCGCACGGCTCGCGCGCAAATCGCTGACCGAGGAGCTGGTGCGGCGCTCCACCGACATCGCCGTGCAGATCATCACCGATGGCGGCGCGCCGGCCGAGCCGATGCGCCGCGTCGCGCCGCCGCATCGGCGGTTCTGGCTCGGCGTCGCGGCGGCGCTGCTCTCCTCTGCAGTCGCGGCTGGCGTCGCCGCGCTGGCGGAGCGCTGGCTGGCGCTTCCCGATCCATCGCTGATCTTTCTCGCCTCCGTCGTCGCCTGCGCGCTCGGCTTCGGCGTCGCCTCGGCGACGGCGGCGTCGATCTTCTCGTTTCTCGCGCTCGATTTTCTGTTCGTCGAGCCGCGCTACGACATTTCGATCAGCGAGCCGCGCGAGTTCCTGTCGCTGCTCGTCTTTCTCTCCATCGCCATGGTGACGGGGACGCTCGCCGGCCGGGCGCGCTCGCGCTCGGAGGCGATGCGCGCGCGCGCCGAGGCGGCGCAATCCTTGTTCGATCTCTCGCGCAAGCTGGCGAGCGCCGCCAATCTCGACGATGTGCTGTGGGCGGCCGCCAATCACGCGCAGAAGGCGCTGGAGGCCAAGAGCGTCGTGCTGCTCGTGCCGGGCGACGCCGATCTGCGCATTGCCGCCGCCTGGCCGCCCGTCGACGAGCTCGACGCCGGCGAGGCGGGCGCGGCGCGCTGGGCGCGCGACAAGGCGGAGCCGGCCGGCTGGCGCACCGACACTCTGCCCAGGGTGCGATTCCAGTTCCATCCGCTGATGACGACCCGCGGCGTCGTCGCCGTCGCCGGAATCGAGCCGCGCGATCCCTCCGAGCCGCTCTCGGCGCAGACCGAGCGCATGCTGACCGCTATTCTCGAGCAGACGGCGGTGGCCGTCGACCGCTCGCTGCTGGTCGGCGAATCGGTGCGCGCCGCGGCGCTCGAGGAGAATGAGCGGCTGCGCACGACGCTGCTGTCGTCGCTCTCGCATGATCTGCGCACGCCGCTCGCCGCCATCATCGGCGCCGTCACCAGCCTGCGCCAGCTCGGCGAGAAGATGACCGCGGAGGAGCGCGCCGATCTTCTCGCCTCGATCGAGGAGGAGGCGGGGCGGCTGTCGCGCTTCGTCGTCAATCTGCTCGACATGTCGCGCATCGAATCGGGCGCGCTCGCGCCGCGCCGCGAGCTCGTCGACATCGGCGATGTCGTGCGCGGCGCCTTGGAGCGCGCTCGCAAAGAGCTCCCCCGGCTCACCGTCACGGCGAGCCTCGCGCGCGATCTTCCGCCCATTCGCGGCGACGCCCATCTCTTGGGGCAGGTTCTGTTCAACCTGCTCGACAATGCGCAGAAATATGGCGGCGGCTCGGCCGCCGTCTATGCGCGGCGCGAGGGCGGCGAGCTGGCGCTCTCGGTGACCGACGAGGGGCCCGGCGTGAAGCCGCAGGATTTGGAGCGCATCTTCGAGAAATTCTACCGCGGCGGCCGCGTCGACGGCCGCAAGGCCGGCACCGGCCTCGGCCTGTCGATCTGCCGCGGCCTCGTCGAGGCGATGGGCGGCGCGATCGTCGCACAGAGCCCGGCGGCGCGGCGTCGGGGAACGCGCATGCTGATGCGCTTTCCCGCGGCCGAGCCGCGCGGCGGGGCGTGA
- the queC gene encoding 7-cyano-7-deazaguanine synthase QueC, producing the protein MTIADPPADASALVLFSGGQDSATCLAFALSRFARVETIGFDYGQRHRVELDQRAVLRAGMASLSPLWAERLGEDHTVSIEALGALSETALTREAAIAFDSTGLPNTFVPGRNILFLTFAAALAYRRGIGDLVGGMCETDYSGYPDCRDATIRAVETALRLGMDRPLTIHTPLMWIDKAATWRLARELGGEALVSLIVEESHTCYLGERGKRFDWGHGCGECPACRLRAAGWENFRAG; encoded by the coding sequence ATGACCATCGCCGATCCACCCGCCGACGCCTCCGCCCTGGTCCTGTTCTCGGGCGGGCAGGATTCGGCCACCTGCCTCGCCTTCGCGCTGTCGCGCTTTGCCCGCGTCGAGACCATCGGCTTCGATTACGGCCAGCGCCATCGCGTCGAGCTCGACCAGCGCGCGGTTCTGCGCGCGGGGATGGCTTCGCTGTCGCCGCTGTGGGCGGAGCGGCTCGGCGAGGATCACACGGTCTCGATCGAGGCGCTCGGCGCCCTATCGGAGACCGCGCTGACGCGGGAGGCCGCCATCGCCTTCGATTCGACCGGCCTGCCCAATACCTTCGTGCCCGGCCGCAATATTCTGTTCCTCACCTTCGCCGCGGCCCTCGCCTATCGGCGCGGGATCGGCGATCTCGTCGGCGGCATGTGCGAGACCGATTATTCCGGCTATCCCGATTGCCGCGACGCCACGATCCGCGCCGTCGAAACGGCGCTGCGCCTCGGCATGGACCGGCCGCTGACCATCCACACCCCTTTGATGTGGATCGACAAGGCCGCCACTTGGCGGCTCGCGCGGGAGCTGGGCGGCGAGGCGCTGGTCTCGCTCATCGTCGAGGAGAGCCACACTTGTTACCTCGGTGAACGCGGCAAACGCTTCGACTGGGGCCATGGCTGCGGCGAATGCCCCGCCTGCCGGCTACGCGCCGCCGGCTGGGAGAATTTTCGCGCCGGCTGA
- a CDS encoding GNAT family N-acetyltransferase: MTGGFVIEPLDAQDRKRFACGAESLDSYLRERASQDVKRFMASCFVLVETQTNSIAGYYTLSASSVPAGDLPAESLKRLPRYPVLPAALIGRLAVDLRFQKRGFASALLADAALRVMRSDTRAFALIVDAKDETAAGFYQALGFRAFSSRPQSLFLPIATAMRILSGEK, translated from the coding sequence GTGACGGGCGGTTTCGTCATCGAGCCGCTCGACGCGCAGGATCGGAAGCGATTTGCTTGCGGCGCCGAATCTCTCGACTCCTATCTTCGCGAGCGCGCAAGCCAGGATGTGAAGCGGTTCATGGCGAGCTGTTTCGTGCTGGTGGAAACACAGACGAATTCGATCGCCGGCTATTATACTCTTTCGGCCTCCAGCGTTCCCGCCGGCGATCTGCCTGCCGAAAGTCTGAAGCGGCTTCCTCGCTATCCCGTGCTGCCCGCGGCGCTCATCGGGCGGCTGGCTGTGGATTTGCGTTTTCAGAAGCGGGGCTTCGCGAGCGCGCTTCTCGCCGACGCGGCTCTGAGGGTGATGAGGAGCGACACGCGAGCCTTCGCGCTCATTGTCGACGCAAAGGACGAAACGGCGGCCGGCTTTTACCAAGCGCTCGGTTTTCGCGCCTTTTCGAGTCGTCCTCAGTCGCTATTTTTGCCGATAGCGACAGCGATGCGGATTCTGAGCGGGGAGAAATGA
- a CDS encoding DUF1778 domain-containing protein: MTKTARLEARITPDLQALLKRAAELDGRSVSDFIVSAVQEAAERRIEQAHVIRLSLEDQRAFVEAILDPPEPTAALRRAFQRHRELIESSK; encoded by the coding sequence ATGACCAAGACCGCTCGCCTCGAAGCCCGTATCACGCCCGACCTGCAAGCGCTGCTCAAGAGGGCCGCTGAGCTCGACGGACGGAGCGTGAGTGATTTCATCGTCTCCGCGGTGCAGGAAGCGGCGGAGCGCCGGATCGAGCAGGCTCATGTGATCCGCCTCTCGCTCGAGGATCAACGGGCTTTCGTCGAGGCTATTCTCGACCCACCCGAGCCGACGGCGGCGCTGCGCCGCGCATTTCAACGTCATCGTGAGTTGATCGAAAGCTCGAAGTGA
- a CDS encoding GNAT family N-acetyltransferase, whose amino-acid sequence MNDEPPETPPLRLVFHELDRESPAVATALGAEIAARFAPRNELPLSILAHDESGALLGGLNGVSHWRWLYIRHLWVAPQCRSLGLGARLVARAEAAARARACVGLYLDSFDPRAVAFYERCGFGRRGEIVGFPPGHSRVFLAKALAPA is encoded by the coding sequence ATGAACGACGAACCTCCCGAGACGCCGCCCCTTCGCCTCGTTTTTCACGAGCTCGACCGCGAGAGCCCGGCCGTCGCCACGGCGCTCGGCGCCGAGATCGCGGCCCGCTTCGCCCCGCGGAACGAGCTCCCGCTCTCCATTCTCGCCCATGATGAGAGTGGCGCGCTGCTCGGCGGCCTCAATGGCGTGTCCCATTGGCGCTGGCTCTATATTCGGCATTTGTGGGTCGCGCCGCAATGCCGCAGCCTCGGTCTCGGCGCGCGCCTCGTCGCTCGCGCCGAGGCGGCGGCGCGGGCGCGCGCCTGCGTCGGGCTCTATCTCGACAGCTTCGATCCGCGCGCCGTCGCCTTCTATGAGCGCTGCGGCTTCGGCCGCCGCGGCGAGATCGTCGGTTTTCCGCCCGGCCACAGCCGGGTGTTCCTGGCCAAGGCGCTGGCGCCGGCCTGA
- a CDS encoding AsmA-like C-terminal region-containing protein, translating into MKLSRVLAGPIILAAAAAIGVVSWPRVSEKLLRHLEQRLGAETGLVWSIGAVDIDLAPGLALRDVSAREAGAATSGPPLLSVREATLTGDLSALLGDAGGWRASLGGVALRLTRPQRTSEPLDIAAAALAQPLPHLSALKAAARGVEIDDADAGALAARAEGLDLSGRFAPAAKMAAVDLSLETKTRSASLGFSWPLAEGAAKLVVAPRAGAGERVEATGTLSLDASRLRLAKIDGRVGDAPFSGDATLDLSSEPILVADVRASRVVLTDDSAGASLRVAPEVRQGAHVVTIEELERIDPRALDRLRLSATIAIEDLRIGRIRLGGVMTRTTAADRLVDVAIDAKSFYEGALRSRYTLTARDETRLVHQLSLTIGAARIGPFMADAGAGRLLDGVATSRVDVQTTGDTFAEALRTAQGRAEIALANGEVSGGGVGKTLGIPFASELLGALDDGSLTRFRKFGGSFTIKNGAASSNDLKFESKLVDAAGAGRADLVQGAIDFTFKARLSLAGKRIETPIRVHGPWRDPSVDADLDGAIGSSIDALGLGGALGKGDGDIGGMIDSLFSGGGRKRTGR; encoded by the coding sequence GTGAAACTGTCCCGTGTTCTCGCCGGACCGATCATTCTAGCCGCCGCCGCCGCGATCGGCGTCGTGTCCTGGCCGCGCGTCTCGGAAAAGCTGCTGCGCCACCTCGAGCAGCGTCTCGGCGCGGAGACCGGCCTCGTCTGGTCCATCGGCGCCGTCGATATCGATCTTGCGCCCGGATTGGCGCTGCGCGACGTGAGCGCGCGCGAGGCGGGCGCCGCGACGAGCGGGCCGCCGCTGCTTTCTGTGCGCGAGGCGACGCTCACCGGCGATCTCTCGGCGCTGCTCGGCGACGCGGGCGGATGGCGCGCCTCGCTCGGCGGCGTCGCGCTCCGCCTCACCCGGCCGCAACGGACATCCGAGCCGCTGGACATCGCCGCCGCGGCGCTCGCACAGCCGCTGCCGCATCTTTCGGCGCTGAAGGCCGCAGCGCGCGGCGTCGAGATCGACGACGCGGACGCCGGCGCCCTCGCCGCGCGCGCGGAGGGGCTCGATCTCTCGGGCCGGTTCGCGCCCGCGGCGAAAATGGCCGCGGTCGATCTTTCTCTCGAGACGAAGACGCGATCGGCGTCCCTCGGCTTCTCCTGGCCGCTCGCCGAGGGGGCGGCGAAGCTCGTCGTCGCGCCGCGCGCCGGAGCGGGCGAGCGCGTCGAGGCGACAGGAACACTCTCGCTCGACGCCTCGCGCCTGCGGCTCGCGAAGATCGACGGCAGGGTCGGCGACGCGCCCTTCAGCGGCGACGCCACGCTCGATCTCTCGTCCGAGCCGATCCTCGTCGCCGATGTCCGCGCGAGCCGCGTGGTTCTCACCGACGACTCCGCCGGCGCGTCGCTGCGCGTCGCTCCGGAGGTGCGGCAGGGCGCGCATGTCGTCACGATCGAGGAGCTGGAGCGGATCGATCCGCGCGCGCTCGACCGGCTGCGGCTCTCGGCGACGATCGCCATCGAGGATTTGCGCATCGGCCGCATCCGGCTCGGCGGCGTCATGACGCGCACGACGGCGGCGGACCGGCTCGTGGACGTCGCGATCGACGCGAAGAGCTTCTATGAGGGCGCGCTGCGCAGCCGCTACACGCTCACGGCGCGCGACGAGACCCGCCTCGTGCATCAGCTCAGCCTCACGATCGGCGCCGCCCGGATCGGCCCCTTCATGGCCGACGCCGGCGCCGGACGCCTCCTCGACGGCGTCGCGACCTCGCGCGTCGACGTGCAGACGACCGGCGACACTTTCGCGGAGGCGCTGCGGACAGCGCAGGGCCGCGCCGAGATCGCCCTGGCCAATGGCGAGGTGAGCGGCGGCGGCGTCGGCAAGACGCTCGGCATTCCCTTCGCCTCCGAGCTGCTCGGCGCCCTGGACGACGGCTCGCTGACGCGCTTCCGCAAATTCGGCGGCTCTTTCACGATCAAAAACGGGGCGGCTTCGTCCAATGATCTGAAATTCGAATCGAAGCTCGTCGACGCCGCCGGCGCCGGTCGCGCCGATCTCGTCCAGGGCGCGATCGACTTCACCTTCAAGGCGCGCCTATCGCTCGCCGGCAAGCGCATCGAGACGCCGATCCGCGTCCACGGTCCCTGGCGCGATCCGTCGGTCGACGCCGACCTCGACGGCGCGATCGGCTCCTCGATCGACGCGCTCGGTCTGGGGGGCGCGCTGGGCAAGGGCGACGGCGACATCGGCGGCATGATCGATTCGCTCTTTTCGGGCGGCGGCCGCAAGCGAACGGGGAGATGA
- a CDS encoding efflux RND transporter periplasmic adaptor subunit, whose product MTQQHRAATRGGASRAPRTIGRARLPLSLLALLTAATAAPAADKTEPPPGALSVSVKRAREMCFKDQVEVTGTISARREVEVGPSREGYVVSQVLVEPLETVSAGQALAELSPAEGAGGGGAVSLRSPVAGVVSRNAAVVGMPASPRQGGLFRIVANGEMDLRAEAPIDDLKKLSVGQKVVVTPLGSPAAPAKVQFIAPSVDPASQLGRVKIAIEPGRSLQTGVFARGVILVAERCGTGVPYSSIMYPPDGTIVHVVVDNRVVARRVEVGLLAGSDVEIRSGVTADDLVVIRSGPFLRDGDLVAPIRVEEAPGAEAARDRVSRGETR is encoded by the coding sequence GTGACGCAGCAGCATCGGGCCGCGACGCGCGGCGGAGCGAGCCGAGCGCCCCGCACGATCGGGCGCGCGCGCCTCCCGCTCTCCCTCCTCGCATTGCTGACGGCCGCGACGGCGGCGCCGGCGGCCGACAAGACGGAGCCGCCGCCCGGCGCGCTCTCCGTCTCGGTCAAGCGCGCCCGCGAAATGTGCTTCAAGGATCAGGTGGAGGTGACCGGCACGATCAGCGCGCGGCGCGAGGTCGAGGTGGGGCCGAGCCGCGAGGGCTATGTCGTCTCGCAGGTCCTGGTCGAGCCGCTGGAGACCGTGTCGGCCGGTCAGGCGCTCGCCGAGCTGTCCCCCGCCGAGGGCGCTGGCGGCGGCGGAGCCGTCTCGCTGCGCAGCCCGGTCGCGGGCGTCGTCAGCCGCAACGCCGCCGTCGTCGGCATGCCCGCCTCGCCGCGGCAGGGCGGGCTGTTCCGCATCGTCGCCAATGGCGAGATGGATTTGCGCGCCGAGGCGCCCATCGACGATCTGAAGAAGCTCTCGGTGGGACAGAAAGTGGTCGTCACGCCGCTCGGCTCCCCGGCGGCGCCGGCGAAAGTGCAGTTCATCGCGCCCTCGGTCGATCCGGCGAGCCAGCTCGGCCGCGTCAAGATCGCCATCGAGCCCGGGCGCTCGCTGCAGACCGGCGTGTTCGCGCGCGGCGTCATTCTCGTGGCCGAGCGTTGCGGAACGGGCGTGCCTTATTCCTCGATCATGTATCCGCCGGACGGCACGATCGTGCATGTCGTCGTCGACAATCGCGTCGTCGCGCGCCGGGTCGAGGTCGGCCTGCTCGCCGGCAGCGACGTCGAGATTCGCTCCGGCGTGACCGCCGATGATCTCGTCGTCATCCGCTCCGGGCCGTTCCTGCGCGACGGCGATCTCGTCGCGCCGATCCGCGTCGAGGAGGCTCCGGGCGCCGAAGCGGCGCGCGACCGCGTCTCCCGCGGCGAGACGCGCTGA
- a CDS encoding TraB/GumN family protein, giving the protein MKRRSAARLAGLSVAAALWGGPAALAACQGRDLFPILKTLSPLAFARMAAVVEATPFAEGRLFRLTAGGKTSYVFGSLHLSDPRATDFSPALREALAKSDTIVVEMAESAEDLDNVGKDDPARLRATLVADKDRRAERLLAREEFGRLEALLRHRRVGGAPAIELKATALALLLDLPPCAAEASDRQRYADALLVEAGQRKGAAVVGLETFFEQIESLDGLTRAEERDLLTATLKQRDQAEDALETTLARYAEKNLGWLLAWTRSAEPLPFVAGAQIPPVFFDRLITRRNYRMRDRALPIAARGGALVVVGAAHLPGAEGLLSLFRQAGYEIERIE; this is encoded by the coding sequence ATGAAGCGGCGTTCGGCCGCCCGCCTCGCCGGCCTTTCGGTCGCCGCGGCGCTCTGGGGCGGCCCTGCGGCGCTCGCCGCCTGTCAAGGGCGCGACCTCTTCCCTATTCTCAAGACGCTATCCCCCTTGGCCTTCGCCCGCATGGCGGCCGTGGTCGAGGCGACCCCCTTCGCGGAGGGGCGTCTGTTCCGCCTGACCGCGGGCGGCAAGACCTCTTACGTGTTCGGCTCGCTGCATCTTTCCGATCCGCGGGCGACCGATTTCTCGCCCGCGCTGCGCGAGGCGCTGGCCAAATCCGATACGATCGTCGTCGAGATGGCGGAGAGCGCCGAGGACCTCGACAATGTCGGGAAGGATGATCCCGCCCGATTGCGCGCGACGCTGGTCGCCGACAAGGACCGCCGCGCCGAGCGCCTGCTGGCGCGGGAGGAGTTCGGCCGGCTGGAGGCGCTGCTGCGCCATCGGCGCGTCGGCGGCGCGCCGGCGATCGAGCTCAAGGCCACGGCTCTGGCGCTGCTGCTCGATCTGCCGCCCTGCGCGGCGGAGGCTTCGGATCGCCAGCGATACGCCGACGCTCTTCTGGTGGAGGCGGGCCAGCGCAAGGGCGCGGCGGTGGTCGGGCTCGAGACCTTCTTCGAGCAGATCGAGAGCCTCGACGGCTTGACCCGCGCCGAGGAGCGCGACCTGCTCACGGCGACGCTGAAGCAGCGCGATCAGGCGGAGGACGCGCTCGAGACGACGCTCGCCCGCTATGCCGAGAAGAATCTCGGCTGGCTGCTCGCCTGGACGCGGTCGGCGGAGCCGCTGCCTTTCGTCGCCGGCGCGCAAATTCCGCCGGTCTTTTTCGACCGGCTGATCACGCGGCGCAATTATCGGATGCGTGACCGCGCCTTGCCGATCGCCGCGCGCGGCGGCGCCCTCGTCGTGGTCGGCGCGGCGCATCTGCCGGGCGCGGAAGGCCTGCTGTCGCTGTTCCGGCAGGCGGGCTATGAGATCGAGCGGATCGAGTAG